The nucleotide sequence TCCGCGCAATTCGGGTTGGACGCCAAAGCGATACGTGCTGACTGCCCAGGGTCGGACGTACGCCAACGCGGCCGTGGGCGGATGCGTGGCCATCCCCTCATCACAAACACGATCCAAAAACCCTTCGACGGCCAAGCCCCATACCGGCATCGGCAAAACGTTTCGAACGGAGAGAGCCAAGTGGCATCGATCGCCCTCGTGGACACAATCGACTTCCGGGGTCAAACGACAGGACACCGCCCGGACGGCCACCCACGGCCAGACCATTCCCACCAAGATGACCGCCGCCAAAGCGGCCGCAAGCGTCCAGCCAATCGGAGCCAGAAAAGCCCCAATCATCACGCTGGCCGCCGTCGCCAAGACGAACCAGCCGACGGGTTCCTTCAACCAATAAACAAATCGATTCGCCCAGGGACAAAAGTCGGTGGTCAACGCACGGACCAACCAACTGGATGCCTTGGACGCATCAGGCGCAATCGACATGAGCGCATCTCAAGCTATCTACGAGAACGAAGAAAAAGGCAGCAAGTCGTTCAGACTCGCGGCGGTCCTCGTAACGAGATGCTTGAGAGAGAAACTTCGCGAGGAAGACAAACGTCGACCCAAATTTCGTCCAAGGCGACGTCGATGGTGCCGAAGCAGACGGCCGCGATCACAACCGGAGCGGCGTGCCGCGCGGTGTAAAAATTCTGACAAACGCTGCAGCGATCCGAATCATGGGATTTCCCCGGCGACGAATCACCGGAGGGTGCGTCTGCCGCGTCGGCAAGCATTTCGGGCGTCAATTCGCCCGGCGGCAACTGGCATTGCTGGGCGTCAGCCGGATGCCCGTGGTCACAGCATTCCGCCGTGTGTCCGGACGTATGATGCCGCGTCCCGGCCGCGACATGGACTTGCCCGCCATGAACGTCACCCGAGCAGCACAACTCCGTCTCGCCGACACACTCGCAGTGCGACGAACTCACGCAACCGACGTGCAGCCACCCGGCAAAGTTGCCTATCAGCAACAGCAGCACGGTCAGGCTGGCGACAGCTCGTTGAAACGGAAACACAGATTACTACAGCGCAAGAAGAGGACCAGAATGCACAAGCAGCGACGCACGGCGACGCGCGACCGGTCCCAGCCGATATTTACAGCGGAATCCAGTATGCCTGCGTCATTACGAAGGGTCAACGCATTTGGTTTTCCCAGCAATGCCCGCACATGGGTTCTTCATCATCCGCGTCGCCGCCACCAACCAAGAGTGGAATTCTGCAAGAACGGCCTCGCAAAAGCAGTGAACGCCCGAACACACACCAAATCCAACTGGCGACTCCGCCCACGGCTTCCAGATCCCTATGATGGCGCAGCGGAAGCCTTGCGGTGGGAAGCCGCAACCTAGACAAATTCGCCAATTCGTCCCGCCAGATTTACACGCAGAAGATTCCATGAAAACGATGCTGATTCTTTTTGCCGCCGGAATACTGGCGGCTTTCGCGGTGAAGGATTCCGCCGATTCGGATCTGAAGCGGATGCAAGGTGAATGGACCGCAATCGACGACGAAGAAACGGTCGTGATGGTGGTCGCCAAAAACAACTTGGAATATCGCAACCCGAAAACAGGCGAATGGTTCAAGGCAGAATTCAGTTTGGATCCGTCCACATCGCCCAAACAAATCAACGCGATGATCAAGGAGGGTGCGATCGACGAATTCAAAGGCAAAGAATCGCTGGGCATCTATCGATTCGCCGATGGTCGCCTGGAAATCGCCGCCTGCCGCCCCGGTGAAACCGAGGGCCCCAAAGACTTTGATGACCCGCGATGCCGCCGCTTGGAATTCACCCACGACTGACCACCAACGGATCGCACCAGCCGGCGCTTTGGTAAACCGCCAAGCCGATTGAGCGATTCGCTTGACGGATCACTGTGACGGCGACTGCCAATCGGGATGCGGTATCGGCATGCGAGCCTTGCGCTGCTTCAACGCATGTTCCAGGTCAGCACGAAACTGCTTCGCCATCGCGGGATCGCTTTGTGATCGTTCCGTCTGTTCCGACAAGTCGGTGGGCAAATGGTACAGTTCGTCTCGGCCGTCTTCATAAAAGTGCATTAGCTTCCATGATCCCGAACGCATCGCCGAATGAGGACGCGTTTGACTGGTGTACCCATCATCGATCCCGATGGCTCGCGGCGTTTTGGCGAACCGTCTCTCCGGATGGTAGTACGGAAAGTGCCAAACCACGGGCATCGGCTGAAGCGATGATTCGGGGTTCAAGAACACGGGCACAACCGACTGGCCGTCCAAATTGCCCGGCAGTGACGCCTTCCCCACCTCCGCAAAGGTCGGAAACAGATCGGTGCCCGTCACCATGGCAGCGGAGGTTTCCCCTGGCGGCGTTTTCCCAGGCCACCGAGCTAGAAAAGGCACCCGAATGCCGCCTTCGTACAAATTCCATTTGGACCCGCGAAGCGGAGCGTTGCCGGCATACTCAGGATGCCCGCCATTGTCCGATGTGAACACGACCAGAGTGGTATCTGCGTGCCCGGATGCATCCAACGCTGCCAACAATTCACCCACATGATGATCAAGGGTCGTCACCATGGCCCCGTAATTTGCCAACGCTTCACGCCGCGGATGACCTTCTGGGATTTTTGCCAAACAGCGATCATAAAGCCACTTCACCCGAGTATGAACGGGCGTGTGCACGTAAAAGTGTGACACCATCAAGAAGAACGGACCAGCGTGCGGCTTCTTCAAAAAACCGATCGCCCGCCGGGTCATTGAATCGACCGGAAATTCACCGTCGGGTATTTCGACCCAACCACGCTTTGCATGGTCGCTGTAGTAGGAATAGGGATGACAACCGAAATCCTCCTCGGCGACCTGGAACCCTTGCTTCGCGGGACCATGCGTCGGGCTCCAACCCAAATATCGTTCGTGGTGGCGATTCAAATGCCACTTACCGAAAAACGCGGTTTCATACCCTGCATCGCGAAGGCATTCCGCGACGGTGACTTCCCTCAGCGGAAGATCCAAGGTGAAGGGCGGCGCACGCAGCGGGGCCACCACCGGCTGGTATCCGGGCCTGTCCTTGGTGACGAATTCGAACCCCAGTCGAGCGGTGGATTTTCCCGTCAGCAAACTGGCTCGTGAAGCGGAACAAATCGGTGCCGCGGAATAAGCCTGAGTGAAACGAACGCCCTCGGATGCCAAACGATCCAAATGAGGCGTTTCAAACCATGGGTTGCCGTAACACCCCAAATCCGCCCACCCCAAATCGTCGGCCAAAATCAGCAGCACGTTGTCACTCGCGTGCGTGGTCTCCACCCCGATACCACACACAAGCATGATGGCGATTGTGCAAAGCCGACTGCATGAACGGCGTTGACATCGAAGCTTGAGAATTGAAATTTCCGAATCTCGTTTGTCTCGCTGTGTCACATCACTGTCCGTTGGCAAACATCTTTCTTTTTCGCGACCGTTCCACACCCCGGGTCCACGCGTTCAACTCCCGCAACATCTTTACGTATCGCTCCGGATGCTGTTCCGACACGTCCCGTTGTTCCGGTTCCTCGGCGGACAAGTCGAACAAGACGGGCTTCAAATCAGAATCTTTTGGATTTGATTTCCTGGTTACAAAAGGCTTCACCAACTTCCAGTTGCCATCTCGCATCGCTGCGTTGTGCGTGTAATTGGGGTTTGCCCGGTTCCACTGCCAAAACAAGGGACGTGAAAGTGGGTCCGAGGCCCCGGATAAAACACCCTTCAAACTGGTACCGTCGATCGG is from Crateriforma conspicua and encodes:
- a CDS encoding sulfatase translates to MLLILADDLGWADLGCYGNPWFETPHLDRLASEGVRFTQAYSAAPICSASRASLLTGKSTARLGFEFVTKDRPGYQPVVAPLRAPPFTLDLPLREVTVAECLRDAGYETAFFGKWHLNRHHERYLGWSPTHGPAKQGFQVAEEDFGCHPYSYYSDHAKRGWVEIPDGEFPVDSMTRRAIGFLKKPHAGPFFLMVSHFYVHTPVHTRVKWLYDRCLAKIPEGHPRREALANYGAMVTTLDHHVGELLAALDASGHADTTLVVFTSDNGGHPEYAGNAPLRGSKWNLYEGGIRVPFLARWPGKTPPGETSAAMVTGTDLFPTFAEVGKASLPGNLDGQSVVPVFLNPESSLQPMPVVWHFPYYHPERRFAKTPRAIGIDDGYTSQTRPHSAMRSGSWKLMHFYEDGRDELYHLPTDLSEQTERSQSDPAMAKQFRADLEHALKQRKARMPIPHPDWQSPSQ
- a CDS encoding TIGR03067 domain-containing protein, which translates into the protein MKTMLILFAAGILAAFAVKDSADSDLKRMQGEWTAIDDEETVVMVVAKNNLEYRNPKTGEWFKAEFSLDPSTSPKQINAMIKEGAIDEFKGKESLGIYRFADGRLEIAACRPGETEGPKDFDDPRCRRLEFTHD